DNA from bacterium:
CAACGCCGTGTAAACGGTGCCCAGGTCCATCGGCAATTTCGGGGAATCCTCGCCCAGCTCCTCCGCCCGGAGGTACTTTTCCAGGGCCTCGTCGAGCCGACCCAGGCGGTGCAGCGTCACACCCCAGTCCAGATAGAGCGACGGGGGCGTTTCGGCGAAGGCCGTCTCGGCCCGCCCGAAGTAATCCGCTGCCTCGGCGTACCGCTCCGCTCCCAGGAGCCGCGAGGCCATGTTGTAGTAAGCCACCCCCCGGTCGGAGAGCTTCTCGATGTTCCCGTCGGGTATGTTCGTCCCCACGGCCAGGACGGCGAGTACGCCCGCCGAGAGGCCGAGGGTGCGCCACTTTTTCTCCCGCACGAATTCGACGAGCCGCCAGACGGCGATGCCGGCGAAGGCGCACACGAGCGGCACGACGGGGAAGCGGTAGCGCCCGGTGATGAAAAAGAGCACCACCGCCGCCGCGTAGAAAAGCGCGACCAGGTAGACCGGCGCCAGCTCACGCCGCCGGGGCCAGGCCAATCCGAGCCCCAGAAGGGCCAGGGGCATCACCACCGCCAGCGTCGGCCAGGGCAGCCCCAGCCAGGGGACGACCTCGGTGTAGTGGCCGTAGGATTCGAGCTGGGGCCACTCGTAGCCGTGGACGAAGTACCACGCCTTGCGAAGGAGGTTTACGGCGAACTCGCCCGGGTGGTCGCTGATGTACCGCAGGGCCTGCCTGAGCCAGTACCGGTTGGCCTCGGCCAGGGTCACGTAGTGGCCGGTGACCCGGCTCAGGAAGAGCCTGCCCGTGGCCTCGTACACCTCGCCGGTTTTGTATTGGACGGGCGGGCTGAACAGTCCCTCCCCCCCCGGATGGTTACCTATCTGCAGGTTGATTCCCAGGTTGGCCGTGGTGAGGATGAACTCGCCGGACTGGGCCGCGTTGTAAACCGTCACGGGCAGGATGGGCAGGAGGACGCAGCCGGCCAGAATGCCCGCCCGTCCGAGCGCCTTGCGCCAACTCTCTTTTCGCAGGACGACGATGAGCCAGACCAGGAGCGCCGGGACCACCGCCAGGATGGTGCCCCAGGCCAGCCCGCCCAGACCGAGGCAGACTCCGGCACCGACCAGGCTCCGCGTCCGCCGGTCCTTCGCGAAGCGCACGAGCTCGAGCGTCCCCAGGGTGAGGACGAAGGCGGCGATGTTCGTCACCAAGAGCATCCCGTCGTGGAAGAGCGCCGGCCCGAGGACCGCCAGCAGCCCCCCGCCGATTAATCCCGCCCAGCGCTTCCCCGTGGCCTCGAAGGCCAGCCGGTAAACGAACAGCGCCGTCAGCGCCCCGAGGACCATCTGGACGACGCGGGCCCACAGAAGCGGCTCCAGCCCCACCAGCCTGAACACCGCCAGGAAGAGCGGGTACAACGGCGTCATAAAGAAGCCCTCGGGCGACTCGAAGGTGCCGGCGGCGATGGCCTCCGCCTGGGCGTAGTAGGTGTGGCTGTCGTTGGTCAGGAGGTCCCAGTAGAGGGTTCCGGAGAGGGAGCCGAGGAAGACGAGGCGGACGGCGAGCGCCACGGCGAAGAGCACGAGCCCGACCCAGCGCTTGTCGTCGCGCAGCCACTTCATCACGCTGTCGAGGAGTTTTTGCATCGGGTCAATCGGGGAGTACGCTAATCCCCGTCCTCCCCGGACCGGCGCAGGATCGCCAGGGCGCCCAGGAGGCAAACGACGCCCGTGAGGCACACCCCGAGGTCGGTGAGGGTGAACCAGGTCGAGAACTTTCCCCAATCCAGGAGCGACCAGCTCGTCTTGACCC
Protein-coding regions in this window:
- a CDS encoding tetratricopeptide repeat protein, which codes for MQKLLDSVMKWLRDDKRWVGLVLFAVALAVRLVFLGSLSGTLYWDLLTNDSHTYYAQAEAIAAGTFESPEGFFMTPLYPLFLAVFRLVGLEPLLWARVVQMVLGALTALFVYRLAFEATGKRWAGLIGGGLLAVLGPALFHDGMLLVTNIAAFVLTLGTLELVRFAKDRRTRSLVGAGVCLGLGGLAWGTILAVVPALLVWLIVVLRKESWRKALGRAGILAGCVLLPILPVTVYNAAQSGEFILTTANLGINLQIGNHPGGEGLFSPPVQYKTGEVYEATGRLFLSRVTGHYVTLAEANRYWLRQALRYISDHPGEFAVNLLRKAWYFVHGYEWPQLESYGHYTEVVPWLGLPWPTLAVVMPLALLGLGLAWPRRRELAPVYLVALFYAAAVVLFFITGRYRFPVVPLVCAFAGIAVWRLVEFVREKKWRTLGLSAGVLAVLAVGTNIPDGNIEKLSDRGVAYYNMASRLLGAERYAEAADYFGRAETAFAETPPSLYLDWGVTLHRLGRLDEALEKYLRAEELGEDSPKLPMDLGTVYTALGRYPEAEEAYLWAMRVAPDWRDAYLGASESAAAQGRPLDGAGYLDRGLERLGFDPVLMTRRGDLKLAGGDLYGARADYEAVLADRAGFAPAVLGLGRTLLALGDAEGARSRFEEVLALAPGGPKEAGALRPLREQARELLRRM